The genomic window GAGCGAAGCAAACTGCGCGGCCTCCCACACTGAGCCTTCCGAGCATTCGCCGTCGCCAAGCAGGCAGAACACGCGGGCATCGATGCGGTCCAGGCGGTTCGCCGCTGCGAGCCCGTTGGCCGCCGCAAGCCCCTGTCCGAGCGATCCGGTCGCGACCCTGACCCATGGATTGAGCGGCGTCGGATGGCCTTCCAACGTGCTATCGATCCGCCGCAGTGACAGCGGATCCTCGCTGATGGCGCCGGCTTCGTGCAAGGCCGCCCACAGGATTGGCGCCGCATGGCCCTTCGACAGAACGAACGTATCGACATTGCGCGCGGCTGCGTCGAGCGGATCCCAGCGCATCTCGCGGAAGAACAGCGCTGCCACGATATCGGCGCACGACATGCAAGAGGTGGGATGACCCGAGCCCGCTTCCGTCGTCATGCGGATCACCAGTCGCCGCAGCCGGCGGGCCTCTGCGCGCAGATCGGCCGCACCACGGAACGCCACAGCGCGCTCACCCTTGGCGGCGAATAGCTTGAGCAGCGAGTCGAACGGATCGATGAACTTCTGGACCGCGTCGTTCTCGAGCTGGGCCGTGACCAGATCGAACGACACCCCAAGCCGACCCAGATCTTCCATGACGCGCCGCGCGCGCTGCACATCGTGCGTGACCGTGGCCTGCACAGTGCCGTGGTCGCGGAACCCTGCGATGGTCTTGCGCGTCATCGTGTTGATGGTCATTGGACCGATCAACGGTTCGACATACATGAGATCCGGATAGTCCGGGTTCTTGGTGCTGGTGCTTGCCCATAGCATCCGCTGTACCCGCGCGCCTTTCTCGGCGAGCGCCATCCAGCGGTTACTCGCCCGGATACGGCTAAATGCCTGATAGGCGAGCTTGGCGTTCGCGGTCGCGACCTTGCCCAGAAGGCTGCGTGGATCAGGATCGGGAGGCAGGCGGTCGGGCACGATGCGCTGCCGCAACAGTCGATCGACGAGCACATCGATGCGACTGAGGAAAAAACTTGCGACCGAAGCGATGTGTTCGATCGGCTGGCCTGCGTCCAGCCGCCGTTCAAGCGCTCGCAGGTAGGCCTCGGCCACCGCCTCGTAGCGGCCGATCGAGAACAGCAGCGTGATGTTGACGTTGATGCCTTCGAACAGCAGCTGCTCGATGGCCGGAACCCCTGCCGGAGTGCCGGGAATCTTGATGAACAGGTTGGGCCGGTCGACCAGTGTCCACAGCCTCCGCGCCTCCTCGATCGAGGCCTCTGTGTCGTGCGCGAGGTGGGGCGATACTTCGAGGCTCACAAAACCGTCGACACCCGCGGTCTCCTCGTACACCGGGCGCAGGATATCACAGGCGTTCCGTACGTCGCTGGTAATGAGTTCTTCATAGATGCCGGCTGGGGATCGGCCCGCCACGGCTGCGCGAACGATGTCATCGTCGTAATCCGCGCCTTCCGCGACCGCCTTCTCGAAGATGGCCGGATTCGACGTGATACCACGCAAGCCTTCCTCGCCAACCCGCCGTGCCAGATCGCCGCTATCGATCATTCGCCGGGTGAGATCATCCATCCAGCAGCTCTGGCCTTGCGCCAACAGTTCGATCGTCCGGTTCATATGCGGTCTCCTTGGTTCAAGCACCTGGAAAGCCGACCACGCACTGCCTTTATTGCCATTCGCCCTTGATCAGCGGACCGATGGGATGCTCGCGCGGCGACATCTTGAGCTGGCGGAAAATGTCGGCATTGCGGGCCGTCTCGTGTTCGGTCTCGATATCGACCCCATAGGCGCGCTCGGGATCGACGCGCGCGCCGATCAGGATGAACTCGGCGCCTTCATAGTCGAGCAGATGCGGGTCTTCGGATGCGAAGCGCCGGCCGCGGAATTGCCGCTCGACCGGTTTGGGGTAATGCGCCTCTTCCCGCTCTGACAGTCCTGCGCCGGGCGGAGACCCGGCCTCGGGGTTCTTGATAGACAGAATGTACGCCGCCTGGCGCTCGATATTCAGCTCCTCCTGGACTTCGCCGGGCCGCCGTGGCAGTTCGAGTTCATAGCTCAAGTGGAGATTGCGACCGCGCTTGATTAGCGCATAGACGCCTTCGCCGGCGGGCCGGACCGGCGGCAGCGTGCGTTCACCGCGCGTCCTGGTCGCATAATGATGCTCACGGAATTCGTCCTCGACGGCCGGGCCGGACCTGATCGCTTCGATGAACCCCCAGATGCGTTCATGATCGCGCGCCTCGGGCAGCCGCTTGCGCCCAAGCACCGCCACACGAAGCCGGGCCTGTCGTTCCGGCTTCATCACCATGTAAAAGCGCTGGATGTCGCCGAGGTCTTCGGCCTTATCTTCCTCGATCCGGGGTCGGTAGGCAAAATAGATGTCGCCTTTTTCGACGATCTCCTCCGAGACCTCCGCCTCCGGGTCGCCGCGCCTCCGTCGCACAGAAACCATGTCGCAGCCAATCGTGCTCAACTCTTCTGCCCTGCACCCTGCTCAACGGAATGCAAACGCACGTGTTCCTAGGTTCGGGCCGGGACGCGGTGCGGCCGTGTAGTTCCTCGCAACGGGGCTGGAGGAGGCTACGGGGCTTTAGGAACGACCAAGGCTTGGGCCGCGTTGCTGCTACGCCGGGCGCGGACCCGCTGCCGCAGCCGTGAGTTCGCCATGGAGGAAGAAGGCCTCCGCAATTTCACCATCAATTTTGGGCCGCAGCATCCTGCGGCCCACGGCGTGCTGCGCCTGGTGCTGGAGCTTGATGGCGAGGTGGTCCGTCGCGTCGATCCTCACATCGGCCTGCTCCACCGCGGAACCGAAAAACTGATCGAAAACAAGACCTATCAGCAATCGATCGGGTATTTCGACCGGCTCGACTATGTCGCACCGATGAACCAGGAGCATGCGTTCTGCCTCGCAGCGGAGCGGCTGCTTGGCCTGGAAGTGCCGCGCCGCGGCCAACTGATTCGCGTGCTGTTCTGTGAAATCGGACGGCTGCTCTCGCATCTGCTCAACATCACAACCCAGGCGATGGACGTCGGGGCGCTCACCCCACCGCTGTGGGGGTTCGAAGAGCGTGAGAAGCTGATGGTGTTCTATGAACGCGCGTCCGGTGCGCGCATGCACGCAAATTACTTCCGTGTCGGAGGCGTGCATCAAGACCTGCCACCGAAGCTGATCGATGACAT from Bradyrhizobium zhanjiangense includes these protein-coding regions:
- a CDS encoding transketolase, producing MNRTIELLAQGQSCWMDDLTRRMIDSGDLARRVGEEGLRGITSNPAIFEKAVAEGADYDDDIVRAAVAGRSPAGIYEELITSDVRNACDILRPVYEETAGVDGFVSLEVSPHLAHDTEASIEEARRLWTLVDRPNLFIKIPGTPAGVPAIEQLLFEGINVNITLLFSIGRYEAVAEAYLRALERRLDAGQPIEHIASVASFFLSRIDVLVDRLLRQRIVPDRLPPDPDPRSLLGKVATANAKLAYQAFSRIRASNRWMALAEKGARVQRMLWASTSTKNPDYPDLMYVEPLIGPMTINTMTRKTIAGFRDHGTVQATVTHDVQRARRVMEDLGRLGVSFDLVTAQLENDAVQKFIDPFDSLLKLFAAKGERAVAFRGAADLRAEARRLRRLVIRMTTEAGSGHPTSCMSCADIVAALFFREMRWDPLDAAARNVDTFVLSKGHAAPILWAALHEAGAISEDPLSLRRIDSTLEGHPTPLNPWVRVATGSLGQGLAAANGLAAANRLDRIDARVFCLLGDGECSEGSVWEAAQFASLNGLANVTAIVDINGLGQSEAAPYHHDTAVFARRFASFGWRTIEIDGHDMTAILAAFRTAHDGGPTAILARTIKGKGVSFLEGADGWHGKPLDRKQMSQALDELGDETQAPPVVEPRRVGQMARPQRVAATHSPPAYRLGDKVATREAFGHALAKLAGEEPALVALDGDVKNSTGTEPFAARYPERFFESFIAEQNMVGVALGLAAAGKIPCAATFACFLTRAYDFIRMAQYSRPAHLVLCGSHCGVSIGEDGPSQMGLEDLAMFRALIESTVLYPADAVSAEQLTAMAARTNGIVYIRTTRPKTPVIYSNAEEFPIGGSKVLRSSLQDRLTVVAAGITVHEALAASDMLDARGISIRVIDAYSVKPIDVVTLSAAARDTEGLIVVEDHAIDGGLGDAVSTAVGSTAPVHRLGIARLPRSGTKDELLDRYGISCRSIEEKVLQLAA